In one Candidatus Krumholzibacteriia bacterium genomic region, the following are encoded:
- the msrA gene encoding peptide-methionine (S)-S-oxide reductase MsrA: MHRRVSRGVRVLAVCAVAAGVCAGSARTGNEAAIATFAGGCFWCMEPAFDDVKGVKATISGYTGGPEENPTYEQVSNRETGHCEAIQVEYDPRKVSYAQLLEVYWHNIDPTSGDGQFCDRGPQYRPEIFYHDGDQKRLAEASRAAVEELLGTVAVDITAAGAFWPAEEYHQDFYTKEPEHYAAYRKGCGRDKRLQELWGDDSGH, translated from the coding sequence ATGCACAGACGCGTTTCTCGGGGGGTACGGGTGTTGGCCGTGTGCGCGGTGGCCGCCGGCGTTTGCGCCGGCTCTGCGCGGACGGGGAATGAGGCCGCCATTGCCACCTTCGCGGGTGGATGTTTCTGGTGCATGGAGCCGGCCTTCGACGACGTGAAGGGTGTGAAGGCCACCATCTCGGGCTATACCGGCGGTCCCGAGGAGAACCCCACCTACGAGCAGGTTTCCAACCGGGAAACCGGTCATTGCGAGGCCATCCAGGTCGAGTATGATCCGCGCAAGGTGAGCTACGCGCAGTTGCTCGAGGTCTACTGGCACAACATCGATCCCACATCGGGAGACGGGCAGTTCTGCGACCGGGGACCGCAGTACCGGCCGGAGATCTTCTACCACGACGGGGACCAGAAGCGCCTCGCGGAGGCGTCCCGCGCCGCCGTGGAGGAGCTGCTGGGCACGGTGGCGGTCGACATCACCGCGGCGGGCGCGTTCTGGCCCGCCGAGGAGTACCACCAGGATTTCTACACGAAAGAACCGGAACACTACGCCGCGTACCGCAAGGGTTGTGGTCGCGACAAGCGCCTGCAGGAGTTGTGGGGAGACGACTCCGGTCACTAG
- a CDS encoding MgtC/SapB family protein, which yields MKSFSPLEWSFWLPVLVAVACGMIVGLERQLRGKPLDVRTAVLICLGTHVFIRLGADLTTERVDATRVLGQMVTGVGFLGAG from the coding sequence ATGAAATCGTTTTCGCCTTTGGAATGGTCGTTCTGGCTCCCCGTGCTGGTGGCGGTGGCGTGCGGCATGATCGTGGGACTGGAGCGCCAGCTGCGCGGCAAGCCGCTCGACGTCCGCACCGCCGTTCTCATCTGCCTGGGTACGCACGTGTTCATCCGTCTCGGTGCCGACCTCACCACCGAGCGTGTGGACGCGACGCGTGTGCTGGGCCAGATGGTGACGGGGGTGGGTTTCCTGGGTGCGGG